In the genome of Ignavibacteriales bacterium, one region contains:
- a CDS encoding low molecular weight phosphotyrosine protein phosphatase, with product MNKLKVLFVCMGNICRSPSAEIVFQNIVDKNGLTGKFEIDSAGTIGYHEGEKADARMRMHASTRGYNITHLARKFNAKIDFEKFDYILVMDDDNFRDITNQDKQNKYIGKIKKITDYSTDKMVTEVPDPYYGGPSGFEKVLDILEDSCENFFSSIKNEI from the coding sequence ATGAATAAACTAAAAGTCTTGTTCGTATGTATGGGAAATATCTGCAGATCACCTTCAGCTGAAATTGTTTTTCAAAACATTGTTGATAAAAACGGACTGACAGGTAAATTTGAAATTGATTCTGCGGGCACGATCGGATATCATGAAGGCGAAAAAGCGGATGCAAGGATGCGGATGCACGCTTCGACCCGCGGTTACAATATTACACATCTTGCCAGAAAGTTTAATGCAAAGATCGACTTTGAAAAATTTGACTACATACTTGTTATGGATGACGATAATTTCAGGGATATAACTAACCAGGACAAACAAAATAAATACATCGGCAAAATCAAAAAGATCACGGACTATTCAACGGATAAGATGGTGACCGAAGTCCCTGATCCTTACTATGGTGGACCTTCCGGTTTCGAAAAAGTATTGGATATTCTTGAAGATTCTTGTGAAAACTTTTTTAGTTCGATAAAGAATGAAATCTGA
- a CDS encoding MBL fold metallo-hydrolase produces MLHQKYPLTWQKNNFSIKIFCSIPNIATGILLRTPDNHFIVDPGDGILRDLNKEIGTKGILNISDIFVTHGHHDHVGGVWSLLTYLRVMKKKSSVSIHYPKGCVEIESIFNAFMRVYSRSISYKIFLKRIDNPKKFSTKKVNVEPFPVIHKEILPNGVDTRQVPALGYKFNSQGVKICYGGDTAYCDELVQHAKNSDLAIIEAGHDDDTPNDMHMTLKEATKVGSLAKEFFLVHVPE; encoded by the coding sequence ATGCTTCATCAAAAATATCCTCTTACCTGGCAGAAAAATAATTTCAGTATTAAAATATTCTGTTCTATCCCTAACATCGCCACAGGTATTCTGTTAAGAACGCCGGATAATCATTTCATAGTTGACCCGGGAGATGGTATACTGCGTGATCTGAATAAGGAAATTGGGACTAAAGGTATTCTTAACATTTCAGATATTTTCGTTACTCACGGTCATCATGATCATGTTGGAGGGGTTTGGTCACTCTTAACTTATTTGAGAGTGATGAAAAAGAAATCATCCGTTTCAATTCACTATCCAAAAGGATGTGTGGAAATAGAAAGTATCTTCAATGCGTTTATGAGGGTTTATTCCAGAAGCATCAGCTATAAAATTTTTCTAAAACGAATTGATAATCCTAAAAAATTTTCAACTAAAAAAGTTAATGTTGAACCTTTCCCTGTTATTCACAAAGAAATTTTGCCGAACGGAGTTGATACAAGACAGGTTCCTGCTCTTGGATATAAATTTAACTCGCAGGGTGTTAAGATCTGTTATGGCGGTGATACAGCGTATTGCGACGAACTGGTTCAGCATGCAAAAAATTCAGACCTTGCTATAATTGAAGCAGGTCACGATGATGATACTCCCAATGATATGCACATGACTTTGAAGGAAGCTACAAAGGTTGGTTCACTCGCAAAAGAATTCTTCCTTGTACATGTACCTGAATAA
- a CDS encoding fructosamine kinase family protein, giving the protein MKSESKIFGEIEEQTGIKFQNAVSIGGGCISNAYKIETGDGSLLFLKLNDDVPESFFTKEANGLSELKKSGTIKVPEVINSGRNFIITEFVTEGNKKKNFFAEFGMRFAGLHKYTSDSFGFYEDNFIGSNVQINIADENQKSDWTNFYFDKRLLFQFKLAEKYGYVDSELRSAFNQLEKRISKIIGDVNEPPSLLHGDLWSGNFISTDQGEPCLIDPAVYYGNREADLAMTKLFGGFSGEFYKSYNETFPLIEDSDYRENVYKLYHVLNHLNLFGGSYYYQALSLMKYYLNN; this is encoded by the coding sequence ATGAAATCTGAAAGTAAGATATTCGGAGAGATTGAAGAGCAAACCGGAATAAAATTCCAGAATGCAGTAAGTATAGGCGGCGGCTGCATAAGTAATGCATACAAAATTGAAACCGGTGATGGTTCTTTATTATTTCTAAAGCTGAATGATGATGTACCGGAAAGTTTCTTCACTAAAGAAGCAAATGGATTAAGTGAATTAAAAAAATCAGGCACTATTAAAGTACCGGAAGTAATAAATAGCGGAAGAAATTTCATTATTACAGAGTTCGTTACTGAAGGAAATAAAAAGAAAAATTTCTTTGCTGAATTTGGAATGAGATTCGCAGGTCTTCATAAATATACTTCAGATTCATTCGGATTTTATGAAGACAATTTTATTGGCTCTAATGTGCAAATTAATATCGCTGATGAAAATCAAAAATCGGACTGGACAAATTTTTATTTCGACAAAAGACTTCTATTCCAATTTAAACTAGCTGAGAAATACGGATATGTTGATTCAGAACTGAGAAGTGCTTTTAATCAGCTTGAAAAAAGAATAAGTAAAATTATCGGTGATGTGAATGAGCCGCCGAGTCTTTTGCATGGCGACCTGTGGAGTGGAAATTTTATTAGTACCGATCAAGGAGAACCTTGCCTGATTGATCCCGCGGTGTATTACGGAAATCGTGAAGCTGATCTTGCAATGACAAAATTATTCGGCGGTTTTTCCGGTGAGTTTTATAAATCCTACAACGAAACTTTTCCTTTAATTGAAGACAGTGACTACCGCGAGAATGTTTATAAACTATATCATGTTCTTAATCATCTGAATCTTTTTGGGGGCAGTTACTATTACCAGGCTTTAAGTCTGATGAAGTATTATCTAAATAATTAA
- a CDS encoding PD40 domain-containing protein, which translates to MKFNIKLISYLAFLIIYQTAFAQQSDNTIDTYRMPGESKLSNIRMLTEDGENAEAYLSFDEKKLTFQSTHGQWKCDQIFTMNIDGTEKKLVSTGKGRTTCAYFLPGDDKILYASTHLESDDCPPPPDRSKGYVWKLYESFDIFSANADGSDVKQLTNTPGYDAEATVSPKGDKIIFTSTRDGDPELYVMDIDGSNQKRLTFEKGYDGGAFFSQDGSKIVFRASRPKSEKDLEDYNDLVKNGYVRPTALEIFVMNADGSEMKQITNLGKASFAPFLHPDGKRIIFSSNANSKSGRDFDLYTINIDGTNLQQITYFESFDGFPMFTRDGKKLIFASNRFSKNEGDTNIFIADWTD; encoded by the coding sequence ATGAAGTTTAACATAAAACTAATTTCGTACCTGGCTTTTTTGATAATCTATCAAACAGCATTTGCTCAGCAATCAGATAACACAATAGATACTTATCGAATGCCCGGGGAAAGTAAACTGTCCAACATCAGAATGCTGACTGAGGATGGAGAAAATGCAGAAGCCTATCTTTCCTTTGATGAAAAAAAGTTAACATTCCAATCGACTCATGGTCAATGGAAATGCGATCAGATATTCACAATGAACATTGACGGAACAGAAAAGAAATTAGTCTCAACCGGTAAAGGCAGAACAACCTGTGCCTACTTTTTACCGGGTGATGATAAAATATTATACGCATCAACACATCTTGAAAGTGATGATTGTCCTCCCCCGCCGGACAGATCAAAAGGTTATGTCTGGAAACTCTATGAATCGTTTGACATTTTTAGTGCAAATGCAGACGGCAGTGATGTAAAACAACTTACCAACACACCTGGCTACGATGCAGAAGCTACAGTATCTCCCAAAGGTGACAAAATAATATTTACTTCAACAAGAGACGGCGACCCCGAACTGTATGTAATGGATATCGATGGCTCAAATCAGAAGCGTTTAACATTTGAAAAGGGTTATGATGGCGGTGCTTTCTTTTCACAGGACGGAAGCAAAATTGTTTTCAGAGCAAGCAGACCTAAAAGTGAAAAGGATCTTGAAGATTATAATGATCTTGTTAAAAACGGTTACGTCCGACCAACAGCACTTGAAATTTTTGTAATGAATGCGGACGGCAGTGAAATGAAACAGATAACCAATCTTGGCAAAGCCAGCTTCGCTCCTTTCCTTCATCCCGATGGAAAGCGGATAATTTTTTCATCCAATGCAAACAGTAAATCAGGAAGAGATTTCGATTTATATACAATAAACATTGACGGAACAAATCTCCAACAGATCACATATTTTGAATCCTTCGATGGCTTTCCAATGTTCACAAGAGATGGTAAAAAACTTATCTTTGCTTCAAACAGGTTCAGTAAGAACGAAGGAGATACAAATATTTTTATTGCTGACTGGACAGACTAA
- a CDS encoding M15 family metallopeptidase — protein sequence MQINDDQPVIDCSFTLEQALQGSDAPDEIINQLDIVDVEYFSFDGKLHKGQLVVHKKLVNDIRKIFQLIKNEKFPVSKVIPIVKYKWSDNESMLDNNTSAFNYRLVAGTNRMSNHSYGKAIDINPFLNPHIKNDIYSPKGSEYNTEKPGTIGSNHFLVTEFKKLGWEWGGDWTSLKDYQHFEKKFTDKK from the coding sequence ATGCAAATTAATGATGATCAACCGGTTATAGATTGCTCATTTACTCTGGAGCAGGCACTGCAAGGTAGTGATGCGCCTGATGAGATAATAAATCAACTTGATATTGTTGATGTTGAATACTTTTCATTCGATGGAAAACTGCATAAAGGTCAGCTTGTGGTTCATAAAAAATTAGTGAACGATATCCGCAAGATATTTCAGCTGATTAAAAATGAAAAGTTTCCTGTCAGCAAAGTTATTCCGATAGTAAAGTATAAATGGTCAGACAATGAATCTATGCTTGACAATAATACATCTGCATTCAACTACAGACTTGTTGCGGGGACAAATAGAATGTCAAATCATTCTTACGGCAAAGCTATTGACATAAATCCGTTTTTGAATCCTCACATAAAGAACGATATATATTCACCTAAGGGATCTGAATATAATACCGAGAAGCCGGGAACAATCGGTTCAAATCATTTTCTTGTAACAGAATTCAAAAAACTTGGATGGGAATGGGGCGGTGACTGGACATCATTAAAAGATTACCAGCATTTTGAAAAAAAGTTTACGGATAAAAAATGA
- a CDS encoding M28 family peptidase encodes MKKNYLIVLLFTVVACGFYPGDEDKNPAITAQEIIDHITYLASDELAGRFTGTDECYKVAEYIRDDLKTSGLSPLFDSDYFQEFSFIAGIEPGSENSISFSSSGSVKELEMKTDFITAPFSGKVSVKGELVFVGYGISAPKLKYDDYDGIDVTGKIVVAMRYSPEYDNPHSEFDEFASFRHKATIARDKGALGIIFVNGHAPKDEEDVLMKFSYDRGGSIPEFAAVHVKRNFIDELFIADGLVFSDYQKKVTESKKPAPFIYKNSSVELSTEVNEIKKISWNVAGVIEGSDPVLKNEYVVVGAHFDHLGMGETGSLYRGDEPMIHNGADDNASGTSGMMELAEKFASIKNQLKRSMIFVGFSGEELGLLGSAFFVNHLPIESKKIVTMVNLDMIGRLNAENQLIVYGTGTSKTFKDILNSSNKENLNLAFNDEGYGPSDHSSFYGKEIPVLFFFTGTHTDYHRPSDDADKINSTGTKSVVDYVFDVTDKVVNADARPDYVLVPRKDGGTMGGWKVYVGTIPDYASNEQGFRISGVNEGSPAQKGGLMAGDIMTSFGGNKITNIYDYVYALQNFVPGDVVDVVVIRNNEKIELKVELGAR; translated from the coding sequence ATGAAGAAAAATTATTTAATCGTGTTATTATTTACCGTTGTTGCCTGTGGTTTCTACCCCGGTGATGAGGATAAAAATCCGGCTATAACAGCACAAGAAATTATTGATCACATTACATATCTGGCTTCAGATGAACTGGCAGGACGATTCACAGGAACAGATGAGTGTTATAAAGTCGCAGAGTACATAAGGGATGATTTAAAAACCAGCGGACTATCACCTCTATTCGATTCTGATTATTTCCAGGAATTTAGTTTCATAGCGGGGATTGAACCCGGTTCCGAAAATTCGATTAGTTTTAGCAGCAGTGGATCAGTAAAAGAATTAGAAATGAAAACTGATTTCATAACTGCTCCTTTTTCAGGAAAAGTTTCTGTTAAAGGAGAATTGGTATTTGTCGGTTATGGAATTTCAGCACCAAAACTTAAATACGACGATTACGATGGAATTGATGTTACAGGAAAAATTGTTGTGGCAATGAGGTATTCACCTGAATACGATAATCCTCATTCTGAATTTGATGAGTTTGCATCTTTCCGTCACAAAGCTACAATTGCAAGAGATAAAGGTGCGCTCGGTATTATTTTCGTCAACGGGCATGCACCTAAAGACGAAGAAGATGTGCTGATGAAATTTTCTTATGACCGTGGCGGATCAATCCCGGAATTTGCTGCAGTGCATGTTAAAAGAAATTTTATTGATGAATTATTCATTGCTGATGGATTGGTTTTTTCAGATTATCAAAAAAAGGTTACCGAATCAAAAAAACCTGCCCCATTCATTTATAAAAATTCATCAGTTGAACTTAGCACTGAAGTAAATGAAATTAAAAAAATAAGCTGGAACGTTGCCGGCGTAATTGAAGGAAGCGATCCTGTCCTAAAGAACGAATATGTAGTAGTCGGCGCGCACTTTGATCATCTTGGCATGGGTGAAACCGGTTCTCTTTACAGAGGCGATGAACCAATGATTCATAATGGAGCTGATGATAACGCATCAGGTACATCAGGCATGATGGAACTCGCTGAAAAATTTGCTTCGATTAAAAACCAGCTTAAAAGAAGTATGATCTTCGTCGGGTTTTCTGGTGAGGAACTTGGACTTCTTGGTTCGGCATTTTTTGTAAACCATTTGCCAATTGAATCTAAAAAAATTGTAACTATGGTAAACCTCGATATGATCGGCAGGTTAAATGCTGAAAACCAGTTGATTGTTTATGGAACCGGAACTTCAAAAACTTTTAAAGATATACTCAACAGCAGTAATAAAGAAAATCTAAATTTAGCTTTTAATGATGAAGGATACGGACCAAGTGATCATTCATCTTTCTACGGAAAAGAAATTCCGGTTTTGTTTTTCTTTACCGGAACACATACTGATTATCACAGACCTTCCGATGATGCTGATAAAATTAATTCGACAGGTACAAAATCAGTCGTTGATTATGTTTTTGATGTAACTGATAAAGTAGTTAACGCAGATGCCCGACCAGATTATGTTCTTGTCCCGAGAAAAGATGGCGGCACAATGGGCGGCTGGAAAGTATATGTCGGAACCATTCCTGATTACGCAAGTAATGAACAGGGATTCAGGATTTCGGGTGTGAACGAAGGCAGCCCCGCTCAGAAAGGCGGTTTAATGGCTGGTGATATTATGACAAGTTTCGGCGGTAATAAAATCACAAACATTTACGACTATGTTTACGCATTACAGAATTTTGTTCCCGGCGATGTAGTAGATGTTGTTGTAATCCGGAACAATGAAAAAATTGAACTGAAAGTAGAACTCGGCGCCAGGTAA
- the feoB gene encoding ferrous iron transport protein B, protein MSVNASLKTPLIALVGPPNSGKTTLFNALSGQNYKTVNYPGATVEYSFGKILSRFNLEAQIIDSPGIISLVPNSPDEKVAVDALYSIPNYGTPDIVIATVDASQLSRHLFLVKQLLLSNFRVVIALTMTDILQKKGLHISPESLSKKLGCEVVIVDGRKKDSLDPLINIIETIFKKSENKSIPSVYNRLSDKNDLLEFYSSIERIESEVLSPLAKGELPFNIENANRQLNLIADMKVKENCYKIDETTVKIDKVLLHKIWGLIFFFLIMSVTFTSIFWFAQPLMTLVDELFGMIASEAVVLFGTGWLGDLIANGIINGTGSVLVFVPQIIILFLILGVLEDSGYLARGAMLIDKPLSKIGLNGKSFVPMLSGFACAIPAMLAARTIPNRRERLLTIFIIPLMSCSARLPVYALLIAFLIPPESAWIGGVLLSTIYVGSIAGSVIVAAVINKFKKRIIREEDSSSFILELPAYRKPKPSVVISNTVNSAMIYVKKAGPIILGFSLVLWFLTYFPDVNPEIETEGHTEEEIVQLQSAERLSNSYASELGKIIQPFMTPVGLDWRVGVSLIAAFAAREVFVSSLALIFKVTGDDDSIQESMLRSMRTAKIDGTDQKLFTTATISGLIVFFIFAMQCLSTVAVSKKETGGWRIPLLQVVIFTFTAYVLMFMTVNGLRAIGIN, encoded by the coding sequence ATGAGCGTAAATGCTTCCTTAAAAACTCCTCTTATTGCACTCGTTGGTCCACCAAATTCAGGCAAAACAACTCTGTTCAATGCCCTAAGCGGACAGAATTATAAAACTGTCAACTATCCCGGCGCTACTGTGGAGTATTCATTTGGTAAAATTTTATCAAGATTTAATCTGGAAGCTCAAATAATTGATTCTCCCGGAATAATAAGTCTTGTTCCAAATTCACCTGATGAAAAAGTTGCAGTCGATGCACTCTATTCAATTCCAAATTATGGAACACCCGATATCGTAATTGCAACCGTCGATGCCAGTCAGTTATCGCGTCATCTTTTCCTGGTTAAACAATTACTTCTTTCAAACTTCAGAGTAGTGATTGCCCTGACAATGACAGATATACTGCAAAAAAAAGGATTGCACATTTCACCTGAATCTTTAAGTAAAAAACTTGGCTGCGAGGTTGTTATTGTTGACGGCAGAAAAAAAGATTCGCTTGACCCACTTATCAACATAATAGAAACGATTTTTAAAAAATCAGAAAATAAATCTATACCATCTGTTTACAACAGACTATCTGATAAAAATGATCTTCTTGAATTTTATAGTTCGATTGAAAGAATTGAGTCAGAAGTGTTATCCCCTTTAGCCAAGGGAGAACTTCCTTTTAATATTGAAAATGCGAACAGGCAGCTAAATCTTATAGCTGATATGAAGGTAAAAGAAAATTGTTACAAAATAGATGAAACAACAGTTAAGATAGATAAAGTTTTACTGCATAAAATTTGGGGACTCATATTTTTCTTTTTAATAATGTCGGTTACTTTCACATCGATATTTTGGTTTGCACAACCACTTATGACCCTGGTTGATGAACTTTTCGGAATGATTGCTTCAGAGGCTGTTGTACTATTTGGAACAGGATGGCTCGGTGACCTTATTGCAAACGGGATTATCAATGGAACAGGTTCCGTTCTTGTTTTTGTGCCTCAGATAATAATTCTGTTTTTGATATTGGGAGTACTGGAAGACTCAGGTTACCTGGCTCGAGGTGCAATGCTGATCGATAAACCGCTTTCAAAAATAGGTTTAAATGGGAAATCATTTGTACCTATGTTATCCGGCTTCGCTTGTGCAATTCCAGCAATGTTAGCCGCCAGAACAATTCCTAACAGAAGAGAAAGACTGTTAACGATATTTATTATCCCATTAATGAGCTGCAGCGCACGACTCCCTGTGTACGCATTACTTATTGCTTTTTTAATTCCACCGGAGAGTGCATGGATTGGTGGTGTGTTGCTTTCAACTATTTATGTCGGCAGTATTGCGGGTTCAGTTATAGTTGCGGCAGTTATAAACAAGTTTAAAAAAAGGATTATCAGAGAAGAAGACAGTTCATCATTTATTCTTGAATTGCCTGCATACAGAAAACCAAAACCATCGGTTGTTATTAGTAATACTGTAAACAGCGCAATGATTTATGTTAAAAAAGCGGGTCCCATCATCCTGGGATTCTCTCTTGTACTTTGGTTTCTTACTTATTTTCCTGATGTGAATCCGGAAATAGAAACAGAAGGACATACTGAAGAAGAAATAGTTCAACTTCAAAGCGCGGAAAGATTATCAAACTCTTATGCATCTGAACTTGGTAAAATAATTCAACCTTTTATGACTCCGGTGGGATTAGACTGGAGGGTTGGTGTTTCGTTAATTGCAGCATTCGCAGCGCGTGAAGTATTTGTAAGTTCACTTGCCTTAATCTTTAAAGTTACAGGCGATGATGATTCCATTCAGGAATCAATGCTCAGATCCATGCGAACAGCAAAGATAGACGGAACAGATCAAAAACTATTTACGACTGCAACCATATCAGGATTAATCGTCTTCTTCATATTTGCGATGCAATGTTTATCAACCGTTGCCGTGTCAAAAAAAGAAACCGGCGGATGGCGAATTCCTTTGCTGCAGGTTGTGATTTTTACATTTACGGCTTATGTACTGATGTTTATGACTGTTAATGGATTGCGTGCTATCGGCATCAATTAA
- a CDS encoding transcriptional repressor, producing the protein MKNLHAAEIFRSFLKSEKNRITPERFEVMDAALEYEGHFGADDLYILMKNHKSRVSRATVYKTLELLSQCDLLSKRNFGDNMTRYESSYKRQNHDHLICMDCGRIVEFSDPKIKKIPEEISNNLGFVFSSYSFNIFARCKNAKSCKHYKER; encoded by the coding sequence TTGAAAAATTTACACGCTGCAGAAATATTCAGATCATTTTTGAAGAGCGAAAAAAATCGTATAACACCGGAACGCTTTGAAGTAATGGATGCTGCACTTGAGTATGAGGGTCACTTCGGCGCTGATGATCTTTATATTTTGATGAAGAATCACAAATCAAGAGTATCACGTGCAACAGTATATAAAACACTCGAACTTTTATCTCAATGCGATCTGCTGAGTAAAAGAAATTTCGGTGATAATATGACCAGGTATGAAAGCAGTTACAAACGACAAAATCATGATCACCTGATCTGTATGGATTGCGGACGAATCGTGGAATTTTCGGACCCAAAGATTAAAAAAATACCTGAAGAGATAAGTAATAATCTTGGCTTTGTGTTCTCAAGTTATTCATTCAATATTTTTGCGCGATGTAAGAATGCAAAAAGCTGTAAACATTATAAGGAAAGATAA
- a CDS encoding FKBP-type peptidyl-prolyl cis-trans isomerase codes for MKFYFAIIAALLFITGCSNEPDITTTQKGIRFLDVKTGTGEEVKKGNKVSIHFTGWIINDSTDLFSDWSTDSTKMMHIVADSRRSGNPAVFVLDSVSFAPGIDDAMAGMKKGGIRTVILPPVNDPQNPMANKPGFKLVVELLDFKEYVPVKMWEADTSKIQTQSSGLKYIVIKEGEGENAKPGNFVTVHYSGFFTDGRKFDSSIDSEEPINFQLGQRKVINGWEEGITLMNKGSKIKLIVPPSLAYGDEQYMMIPPNSTLVFDIELLDIK; via the coding sequence ATGAAATTTTATTTTGCTATTATTGCGGCTCTTCTGTTTATCACAGGTTGTTCAAACGAGCCTGATATAACAACAACTCAAAAGGGAATCAGGTTCTTGGATGTAAAAACAGGAACCGGTGAAGAGGTTAAAAAAGGCAATAAGGTCAGTATTCATTTTACCGGCTGGATAATAAATGATTCAACTGATTTGTTCAGTGACTGGTCGACTGATTCCACAAAGATGATGCACATCGTTGCCGATTCCAGAAGAAGCGGCAATCCGGCGGTGTTTGTTCTGGACTCAGTAAGTTTTGCTCCAGGTATAGATGACGCGATGGCTGGAATGAAAAAGGGCGGTATTAGAACAGTCATTTTACCTCCTGTTAATGATCCTCAAAACCCTATGGCAAATAAGCCCGGGTTTAAACTTGTTGTTGAACTTTTAGACTTCAAAGAATATGTACCCGTAAAAATGTGGGAAGCAGATACTTCTAAAATTCAAACTCAATCAAGTGGTTTAAAATATATTGTCATAAAAGAAGGCGAAGGTGAAAATGCTAAACCGGGAAATTTTGTCACGGTTCACTATTCAGGATTTTTTACTGACGGGAGAAAATTCGACAGTTCAATTGATAGTGAAGAGCCAATTAATTTTCAGCTTGGACAAAGAAAAGTGATCAATGGATGGGAAGAAGGAATCACATTAATGAATAAGGGAAGTAAGATTAAGTTAATAGTCCCGCCGTCTCTTGCTTATGGTGATGAACAATATATGATGATACCACCAAATTCAACTCTCGTATTCGATATCGAGTTATTAGATATAAAATAA
- a CDS encoding YjbQ family protein, with protein MFEIFQKEIQLKPYSKGFHLITSEITSALPELSRYKTGLINIFLQHTSASLTINENADPTVRSDMKKYFERSVPDNAAYYQHNYEGSDDMSAHIKSTITGCELTVPVTNGRLNLGTWQGIYLCEHRDHGGSRRLVITIYGDAK; from the coding sequence ATGTTTGAAATTTTTCAGAAAGAAATTCAACTAAAGCCTTACTCAAAAGGTTTCCACTTAATTACAAGTGAAATCACTTCAGCTTTACCTGAACTATCCAGGTATAAAACCGGTCTTATAAATATTTTTCTTCAACATACTTCTGCTTCATTGACGATTAATGAAAATGCTGATCCCACTGTAAGAAGTGATATGAAAAAATATTTTGAAAGATCCGTACCGGATAATGCTGCGTATTATCAGCATAACTATGAAGGTTCAGATGACATGTCTGCGCATATCAAATCAACCATTACCGGATGTGAACTAACAGTTCCGGTAACAAATGGAAGATTAAATCTTGGTACCTGGCAAGGTATTTATCTTTGTGAACATCGTGATCATGGAGGTTCAAGAAGATTGGTAATTACTATTTACGGTGATGCAAAATAA